GAGTGTATGTACCTCGGCATCCCGGTAAAAACCCGTCATAATGAAGTAGCTCCTAACCAATTTGAGTTGGCCCCAATTTTTGAAGAAACCAATCTTGCAGTAGACCACAATTCCTTGTTAATGGATGTGATGCAAAAGGTAGGCGAACGCCACGATTTCAAGGTATTGTTCCATGAAAAACCTTTCAAGGGCGTGAACGGTTCAGGAAAACACAACAACTGGTCTTTGGCAACCGATACCGGCGTAAACTTGCTGAGCCCGGGTAAAACCCCGATGAGCAACCTGCAGTTCCTTTCGTTTTTCATCAATACGATCAAGGCCGTAAATAATTATGAATCGTTGTTGAGAGCAGCCATTGCCACGGCAAGTAATGACCATCGACTGGGTGCGAATGAAGCGCCACCGGCCATTATTTCCGTATTCATCGGGGAGCAATTGACGAAAGTATTGGCAGAACTGGAAGGCGTTTCCTCAGGCAAACTGTCACCGGAAGAAAAAACAGACCTGAAACTGAACGTGGTCGGGAAAATTCCCGATGTGTTATTGGATAATACTGACAGGAACAGGACATCGCCTTTTGCTTTTACAGGAAATAAATTTGAATTCCGTGCCGTAGGGTCTTCCGCAAACTGCGCCAATGCGATGACCACGCTGAATGCCATCGTTGCGAAACAATTAAAAGACTTTAAAATAGAAGTGGATGCGCTGATTGACAGCAAAGGCCTTAAGAAAGATGAAGCGATTTTTAACGTCTTACGGGAATATATCAAAACCTCAAAAGACATTCTTTTTGAAGGCGACGGTTACAGCGATGCCTGGGAGAAAGAAGCGAAAAAACGCGGCTTGAGCAATTTCAAGACGACGCCATTGGCTTTGAAGGCGAAAATTTCTAAAGAAGCTTTGGCGTTATTCGAAGAAATGCACATCATGAACCACGTCGAAGTGGAGGCGCGCTATGAAATCGAACTGGAGGAATACACCAAGAAAATCCAGATTGAAGGCCGTGTGCTCGGCGATATCGCAAAAAACCATGTAATCCCGACGGCAATCCGCTACCAAAATACGCTGATTGAAAATGTATGCGGACTCAAGGAAATCTTCGGCAATGATTTCCAGAAATATGGGAAAGAACAAATGACGCTGATCAAGGAAATTTCAGAGCATATCGAAGGCATTAACACACAGGTTGAGGAAATGACCGAAGCGCGCAAAACCGCCAATGCCTTAACCGATGCACAGAAAATGGCTGAACAGTACTGTGATAATGTAAAGCCTTATTTTGAAGTGATCCGCGAGCATTGCGACAAACTGGAATTGCTTGTTGATGATGAAAGCTGGACACTGACAAAATACAGGGAATTATTGTTTACGCGATAGCTCAACGTAATCCAATAAAAAAGCCCCGTATTTCGGGGCTTTTTGTTTAAAGATAAATCCCTTAAGGAACCTGTGTTACAGTATAAGATCCGGTACCATTAACATTTATTACAAAGTCAATCTTATAGTTTTTCGGTACTGAGGCAGATGCTCCGGGGAACGAGATTTCTGTGCCGTTCATTTCTGCAATCCCATCTGCAAGATAATCACCATAATTTGTAGTCCCTGAATTTGGATTGGGCATCCTGAAATAGAAATTATCACTGCTTAAAATACCCGTTACGGTAGCGCTTGCAGTATTGGTTGCGGCATTATATATCATATTATAATCTGTAAAAGTCGTATTGATGCGGACTTTAGGCGCGAATTGTGTTACATCCAAATACATCCCATTATCCAGATCATAAGCGCTGACACTGATCCAATACAATCCTGATGAAGGTGCTGTAAATGCACTTCCGTTCAGGACGAGCATTCCGCCAGCATTTCCGTACACTGCTGAATTCGGTGCCGTACCTGAAATTAATTTAATCTGGCTCCCTCCAGTCAGGTATTTAAATCCGGTAAAGTAGCTGTCATTATAATTCAGCAGCTGTGCAGTGGCAGTGTTAAAGCCATTGAAAGTGCCATAAACATATAAATCGGCAGGAAAATTATTTGAATTTGCCGTAGTAGGCAATGATAATACCCCAGCATCATTTACCGATAATTGATAAGCTGTCCCGTTTGGTGAAGTCAAAGTAATGCCTTCTCCCGGAGCCAATACCAGAGATTTTGCAGCCAAAGCATACGGAACCGAAAGCAGTTGCGTTGTCCCGACCAAAACGTAGTTTGAGCCACCGGCCACATCCATTTCTACTTTAAGGAACTTAGAATTGGTTTTCCAGTTGATTCCTGCAAAAGTCCCCGAAACCGGCGTCCCCTGCCCGATCACAAGATTGAAAAGGCCTTGTGCATTGGTCATTTTAGCCTGTGTTTCCGTATATAAAGCCGTTCCTGTAGCTGACACATCAAGGACAGAAAGCCTTATGCCAACATTGGCGCTTACCACAGGATTGCCGGAAGTATTCAATGCAATCGCCTGGTAAGAGATGCCTTGTGGAACCTGCGCAAATGTCACTAACGACAGGAATAGTGCTGATAATAGTATTAGTTTTTTCATATAGGATATATTGTTTTAAATCAGATTTTTAGTTTGTTTCAGATATGGAAATAGATGGTGAAGCATTTTCATCAAATTGCTGGAATGTCCAACTTCCGGTATTTCCGTTGAAGATATAAGCTTTGTTGTCATACGTATCCACAAAAGCAAAATTGCCGTTTGACTCGCTTAACAACGGTGAGGCATTTACATTAAAAGATTGTGATGACCAGGCCCCGTTTTTTCGATTAAAGACATAAGCCTTATTGTCATAAGTATCTACAAAACCGAAACTGCCCTTAGAATTAACAAGGGACGGCGCAGCATTCATATTAAATTCCTGGAATGACCAGGTGCCGTTTTGCGCGTTGTAAACATAGGCCTTATTATCATAAGTATCCACGAAACCAAAGTTACCATTGGATTCAGTTACTGAGGGAGAGGCATTTTCATTAAACGCCTGGAATGACCAGGTTCCCGTTTTGGCATAATAACAATATGCTTTATTGTCGTAGGTATCAATAAAGAAAAAATTACCTTTAGACGAAATCAGGGTAGGCGATGCATTGACATTAAATGGCTGCACAGACCATGCATTGGTATCCACATTGTAAACATAAGCATTGTTGCCATACGTATCTATGAAACCAAAATTTGCATTCTTATTGGCAACAATATCGTCATTGATCGAAGCATTTCCGGCAACACTTGCGGTATTGCCTGCATACATGGCGTAAGGTACCGACAGCAATTGCGTAGTTCCTACAGCGGCATAGTTTGTTCCGCCTGCAACATCCATTTCGACTTTCAGGAATTTGGAATTCATACCCCAGTTAATACCTGAGAAAGTTCCCGTAACCGGCGTTCCCTGCCCTATCACCAGCGTAAAGAGACCTTGTGCAGACGTAGCCTTGATTTGTGTCTCCGTATATAGCACCGTCCCTGAAGCCGAATCGTCCAGAATGGAAAGACGTACCCCAACATTGGCACTGGCAACAGGTTGTCCTACCGCATTCAATGCGATAGCCTGGTAAGAAATGCCCTGCGGAACCTGGGCAAAGGCCATGAACGACAAAAATAATGCGGACAACAGTAATAGTTTTCTCATATTAGTGCTTGATGATTTTAAATGCTTGTTTTTGATTTGAAAGCTGGATCATGTAAATGCCTTGTGCCAGATCCGTAAGGTCGATGCTGTTATCCGCACCGATTTTCCTTTCGAGGACCAATTGCCCCACATTGTTAAAAACAGCCACTGTGGCATTGGCAAGATTTTCATTGGTTTCGAAAGATATCTTTGCTACAGTAGGATTCGGCCAGACGGTAATCTTGTCCGACAGTTCATAGGAAGGGACTTCAAGCATTTGTTGGTTTACCTGAGCTAAAACACCGATAATTCCAGTTGCCGATTGGTTTTGGTTTTGCGGTACGACCACAATCTCTCCAACGCCCACAACCGCATTTGCCGAAATAACACTTCCTGAATTGACGCTTTGTATTACCGATTGCGCCGAACACAATCCGCTGATCAAAAGCGCCGCAATGAGTACAGTTTGTTTCATAAGTTTGATTTTAGGCTTCAAATATATGAATTCATTGTACATTACGTTCTAAATCTTTTACAAGAGCGTAAAAAACAGTAAATTCGTTTTTATAATCTGCCTATGAAAGCCCTCTTTCTACACCTGCTCATGCTTTTGGGGACAGGCACCTGCTTTCCACAGGAGTCTTTTTCCGTGTATTTTGACAGCAATCAATCTGCACTTGCAAAAAAAGAAATCATCAGCCTGAATGATTGGATATCAAACAATAAGGATTCAAAAATAGTTGCTGTAAACGGTTACACCGATGAAGACGGTTCTACAGGCTTCAATGACACGCTCGCAAAAAAACGTGTCGATTATATTGCAGGCATTTTAAAGGACAGGATCAACATCCGCGAAGATTTCAAGACGCGCAGTTTCGGCGAGAAATTCCAGTCTTCCAAAATCAAGGCTGAAAACCGTAAAGTCACTATTTATTATCTTTTGCCAAAAGATTTGCCGCGTGAAAATGAAATTCTGGGCATCAAACCGGAACCTGTAGCAGAAAAGCCAAAAGTGCGGAAACCCATCATATTCCCAACCACGATGACACTCGACAATCCAAATGGGACGAAAACCACCATAAAACTCGATACCATTTTCATGCAAAAAGTGGCTGTTGCCAAAGCGGGCGACAAACTGCAGGTTGAAAACCTTAATTTCCGAATCAACACCTTTATCGTAATCCCGGAATCGGTGCCAAAAATGTACGAACTGCTTTTGGTCATGCAAAGCAATAGGGATTTAAAAATCCAAATCCAGGGGCATTTGTGCTGCATGCCCGCCGACAAACAGGATTTGTCTACCCAGCGTGCCAAAGCGATCTACAATTTCCTTACTGCTTACGGCATCCCGAAAGAAAGGCTGTCTTATAAAGGGCTTGGCGTGACACAGCCCTTGTTCCCAATTCCCGAAAAAAATGAGGCCGAACGTGCCGCCAACCGCCGTGTAGAAATCGAAATCATTTCAAACTGATGAAAAACAAGATATATTTTTTATTGCTGTGCTGCTGCTTTATTTCGTATAAAATCCAGGCGCAAGACCGCCTCGAGGTGTTCTTTGATTTTAATAAATACGACATCAATCCGGCGGCGAAAGAAAAGCTCGACCGCTGGCTTTCCGAGAATAAGAATATCGAGGTGACTAAAATTTACGGCTATTGCGACTGGAAAGGCACGAATGGTTATAATGATACGCTTTCGCTGAAACGTGTCAGCCAAATCTACAACTACATGATCAGCAACCAGGTAACGGTGGCTCCGGGCTATGAAACCAAAGGCTTCGGTGAAGATTTTACGCAATCCAAAGTCCAGTCTGAAAACCGCAAAGTGCTCGTTATCTACGAACCTAAAAAACCGAAACCCGAGCTTGTAGTCCCTAAAACCAAATACCAGACGCTCACCGAACAGGTCAAGACCGCAAAAGCCGGTGACCTGATCAAATTGGAAAACATCAATTTCTTCAATAATTCTGATGCCGTTGTGCCTAAGTCAAAGCCAGTCCTGGCCGAACTGCTTTGCATCATGGAAGACAACCCGAAACTGAAAATCGAGATACAGGGCCACATCTGCTGCCAGACACAGGGCGACGTAAACGATATTTCGACCAAGCGCGCCAAGGCCGTGCATACTTACCTGATACGCAATAAAATCAAAAGCGACCGGCTTTCCTTCAAAGGTTACGGTGTCACCCGCCCAATGCATCCGATCCCGGAAAAAAACAGCCAGGAAGAAGATGACAATCGCCGTGTGGAAATTTTGATTGTTTCGAATTAAGGTTAACCGCAAAGCACGCCAGGCTTTTCGCAAGGAACACAAGGATTTTTCAGCGCACTTTGCAGTAAAAAAATCATAAAAAAACCGCCTCATGGGCGGTTCTTTATTTTGAAATGGAATTACTTTTCCATAATCGATTTCTTCTTCTCCAAAAGGTTCACTTCTTTCTTCGCGATCACCTCCCCTTTGATTTTCAGTGCAATCTTGCCACCTTCCACATTCACCGCATTCGACTCCACAGTAATGGTTTTGCGGATCGCACCCGGATTCATGTTGTATTTCACATCAATCTTACCCGTTTTTCCCGGCATGATGTCTTCAGTTGGTTTTGAAGGCACGGTACAACCGCAGGTCGATTGCACATTGATGATCTTCAGCGGGGCATCGCCAGTATTCTTAAATTCAAAACTCCTGATTCCGCTGTCAGTATCTTTTGAAACTGTCCCGTAATCAATCGTATTGTCCTTCGCCATGAATTCGATTTTCGGGCCTGATTGGGAAAATCCCACTACCGAAATCATCGCAAAAAACGCTAAAAATAATAGTCTTTTCATTTTGTACATTTTTATTTGGGTTCGTAAATTTAAATTCTTTTAACTAATGTGCAAATAATTAATTCTTAATTTTTTATCCCACACGATTTATTTATTTTTGCACACTATTGCAAAAACCGTACCGAAGATTTTTTTCTTTCGGAGCTATTTCCTGCTGTCCGCTATATCTTTTCCCTGCTAAAGAAGCAGGAAAAAGGATGCCGCTTCCATCAGGGCTAAAACGCTGATTTCCAAATCATATTTTGCAGTCACATCAATAATCAGAAATAAAATGCCGGAACGGCAAACCAATACTATGACAATCCCAGCACAATTCGACACCAAAGCCATTGAAGACAAATGGTACGCCTACTGGATGGAACACAATTACTTTCATTCGGAACCCGACCACCGTAAGCCTTACACCATTACGATTCCGCCGCCAAACGTCACCGGCGTACTGCACATGGGCCACATGCTCAACAATACCATTCAGGATGTATTGATCCGCCGTGCGCGCCTTAAAGGCTTCAACGCGTGTTGGGTTCCAGGTACGGACCATGCGTCGATTGCCACTGAGGCCAAAGTCGTAGCCAAGCTAAAATCCGAAGGCATCAATAAAAATGACCTGTCCCGCGAGGAATTCCTGGCCCATGCCTGGGAATGGACTGACAAATACGGTGGCGTCATTTTGGACCAGTTGAAAAAACTTGGCGCTTCCTGCGATTGGGAACGAACGAAATTCACGATGGATCCTGACATGTCCGCATCAGTAATCCGCTCTTTCGTCGATCTGTACAACAAAGGCATGATTTACCGCGGCTATCGTATGGTGAACTGGGATCCGGAAGCCAAGACCACACTTTCCGACGAAGAAGTCATTTACGAAGAACAACAGGGAAAACTCTATTTCCTCAAATATAAGATTGAAGGCACGAACGATTTCCTGACGGTAGCCACGACAAGACCTGAAACCATTTTCGGCGATACGGCGATCTGCATCAATCCGAATGATGCACGTTTTTCACATTTAAAAGGTAAAAAAGCGATCGTTCCCATCTGCGGACGCGTGGTTCCTATCATTGAAGACGACTATGTAGATATGGAATTCGGTACGGGCTGTTTAAAAGTAACGCCTGCACATGACGTGAATGATAAGGCTTTAGGTGAAAAACACCATTTGGAAATCATCGATATTTTTAATGAAGATGCGTCACTGAATGCCCACGGCTTGCATTACGAAGGCAAAGACCGATTTACGGTGCGCGCGGAAATCGCAAAAGAACTCGAAGCCAATGGTGATTTGGCCAGGACCGAAAACCACCTCAATAAGGTAGGCACTTCTGAAAGGACAAAAGCAGTCATCGAACCGCGCCTGTCCGACCAATGGTTCCTGAAAATGGAGGAATTGGTAAAACCTGCCATCAAAGCTGTTCTTGAAGACAACGAAATTAAATTATACCCGAAGAAATTCGAGAATACTTACAGGCATTGGCTTGAAAATATCCGCGACTGGAATATCTCACGCCAATTGTGGTGGGGACAGCAGATCCCGGCATATTATTACGGCCTGGGTAAAGAAGATTTTGTCGTGGCTGAAACGCCCGCTGATGCTTTGGAATTGGCAAAATCCAAAACGCAGAACCCAAGCCTGCAATTGTCGGACTTAACGCAGGATGCCGATGCTTTGGACACCTGGTTTTCTTCCTGGCTGTGGCCCATGGCGGTTTTCGGAGGGATAATGGATCCTGAAAACAAGGATTTCAAATATTATTACCCAACCAATGATTTGGTAACAGGTCCGGACATCCTTTTCTTTTGGGTGGCACGCATGATTATTGCTGGTTATGAGTATACCGGCAAAAAGCCTTTTACGAACGTATACCTGACCGGATTGGTACGCGACAGCCAACGCCGTAAAATGTCTAAATCGTTAGGAAACTCCCCTGATCCGCTGGACCTGATCGATAAATTCGGGGCAGACGGTGTTCGTGTGGGATTATTGCTGAGCGCTTCGGCAGGAAACGACATTTTGTTTGACGAAGAACTGTGCAACCAGGGGAAAGCATTTACGCATAAAATATGGAACGCCTTCAGATTGATCAAAGGATGGGAAGTTTCAGATGCCATTCCGCAACCGGAATCGTCGAAGGTAGCAGTGGAATGGTTTGAAGCCAAACTGCAGCAGACATTAGCCGAAATCGAAGACCATTTTGAAAAATACCGTATTTCAGATGCCTTAATGGCCATTTACAAACTGGTCTGGGATGATTTCTGTTCGTGGTTCCTGGAAATGATCAAGCCTGCGTACCAGCAGCCAATTGACAGCGTTACTTTTGCGAAAGCGCTGGAAATGCTCGAAAACAATATGAAATTACTGCATCCGTTCATGCCGTTTTTGACTGAGGAAATCTGGCAGCTTATTGCCGATCGCAAGCCTGAAGACGCGTTGATCATATCACAATGGCCTGAAAAAAAATCCTTTGATAATAAACTGATTGCGGATTTTGAACATACCATGGAAGTCATTTCGGCTGTAAGGACAGTGCGAAAAGAGAAAAACATCCCGTTCAGGGACGTGATTTCGCTAAAGGCGATTAACAGCGAAAATGTTTCGACGTACTTTGATTCGGTAGTCTCAAAACTTGGCAACATTGATGCTTTTGAATATGTCTCTGAAAAGGCAGACGGCGCTTTATCCTTCCGTGTAAAATCGAACGAATATTTTGTACCGATTACCGGAAACATTGATATGGAAGCCGAAATTAAAAAGCTTACCGAAGAATTGGAATACAACAAAGGCTTCTTAAAATCAGTCCAGGGGAAATTGTCAAACGAAAAATTCGTGAGCGGTGCCCCGGAAAAAGTCATTGAAATCGAGCGCAAGAAAGAAGCCGATGCTTTGGCAAAGATTGCTATGATTGAGCAGAGCCTTTTGAGTTTGAAATAAAAAAATCCCGGTAATTCCGGGATTTTTTATTGTTTTATAATTTTACCAGTGGCATCGCCTTTTGCTGTATGCACTTTAACGAAGTATACTCCGGAAGCATAACCTGCCATATTGATGCGCTGTATGTCACTGGATTTCTGCAGGGCTGCCACCTGCATGCCCAGGGCATTCAAGATTGAAATTTCGGCAACACCACCTGAATCCGACATGCTGAAATCAATATTGACGACATCATTAACGGGATTCGGATACATGGCAGGAGCCTGGATTTTTGCTGGTTCTTCGGTACCGAGTGATTCAGAAATGTTGTAAAGGATGACCAATCCGTGGTTATAGTCTGCAATCGCCACATCCTTTAAACCATCACCATTAATATCACCCAGAGCCATGCCCTGCCTGTTGTAATGGGAAGCATAAGAGATTGGGAAAGCATAATAACCGCTGTACATCCCGGAAGTATTCTGCGTGTAGCAGCTTAAACTATTCCAGCCGCCGTGCGCAGTAACGATCTCATTTTTGCCGTCGTTGTTCATATCCCCTATTTCTATAGGTTCCGGGATATCATATGCCGAAATCGATACCGGAGTATTCATCAGTTGTGTAGCGGGGTTTTGTTTCAGGATCGTTATTTTGGCCGAGGGCGAATTGCCTCCCCTGGAAGCGGCGATGTCAATTTTTCCATCATTGCTTAAATCGCCTAAAGCAATCCCGTTAATCGATAGGCCTGTTCCTGAAAGGTAAGCAACCGGGGAATTAAGCGTCCCGGAAGCATTTTGTGTCAACACATTCAAGGCATCAGAGGATTTCACTACGACATCATCCCTGCCATCATCATCGACATCTGCAATATCAATTTCAATATCATAATTCATCATGATGCTGTATGAAGTGGTAGCAAACGTCGCTCCGCCGGATTGTATCATGACAGAAAATGAATTGAGGTACCCTACGGCAATATCTTTGAGTCCATCATTGTTTAGATCGCCTATCTTCAGGGTTTTGGCATAATTATTAAGTGCCACTTCATTTACTGCATCTAAAGTCCCATTGGTATTTTGATAGTAAATCCCGATCTTATTGCCAAAAGCTATGACGACATCATTAAGCCCGTCATTGTTCATATCGTCAATATCTATTGCCTCTATATCCATACTTGTCGTGGCATACGGGTATTTTACAGGTGTTTCGAGCTCGCCTGAACCGTTTTGCAAATACACAAGGATGCTGAAATCATTGTCTCCATCGGCATAGCTGCCCATCCCAAGGACCACATCCTTAAGCCCATCGTGGTTCATATCCTCAATAGCAACAGTTTCGGGCCAGGAGCCGGTCGGTATAGCTACGTAAGGAGAAAAACTGATCTGTGCTTCACAAACAGAAAATCCAAACAAACAAATCAATAAAAGCCTTTTCATAAAATCAGTTCTTTTTCTTAATCGCTTCTTCATACCGCTCGCCCACTTTCTGCCAGTTAATCACATTAAAAAATGCATTGATGTAATTCTTTCTTTTGTACTGATACTGAATATAATAGGCATGCTCCCAAATATCCAAAGCCAATATTGGTTTTCCCGAAACCAAAACGCCTGGCATTAACGGGTTATCCTGATTTTGCGTTGATGTCACCTCCAGTTTTCCTGATGGATTTACGATCAGCCAAGCCCATCCCGAACCAAATTGATCCGATGCGGCTTTTTCAAATTGTGATCTGAAAACCTCAAACGATCCAAAATCCGCAGCAATAGCAAGCGCTAAAGTATCTTTGGGCTGGCCGCCACCCTTGCCTGACATGCCATCCCAAAAAAAGCTGTGATTGTAAAAACCACCGGCATTGTTGCGCAAAGGCATATTTTCAGTTCCTGCTTTTTTAAGGATATCTTCAATGGACGCTTTCTCCAGATCTGTTCCGGCGAGCGCTTTATTGAGATTATTGGTATAGGTAAGGTAATGTTTTGAATAATGCAGCTCCATGGTGCGCGCATCGATATCGGGAGCCAAAGCGTTGTAGGCATAAGGCAGTTTTACCATTTCAAATGCGCCTTCATCCGCTTTCACGTCTGATGGATCGCCCATGACGGTTTTGGCTGGCGCTTCATTTTCAGGCAAAGGCACCTCGACTTCGGTAAGCTTTTTTTGGTTACACGAAAAAAGTGTCATGACGACAACCGGAAAAAAAAACAAACGTAATATTTTCATGGTCATTTGTTCAGGGAATGGATCAATTCAATATAAGCTTCTTTGGCTTCATCGGCCGACAGATGGCTGATTTGCATCCAGGCATTGGTTTTAAATGCATTGCGGAGGTCAAAATTCGACGCATGCTGGCTATTGTCTATTGTCCCGAAAGTGGCTTGTTTGTAAAAAGCATACAACCGCAACTGGATATCCTGAGGAAGCGACGACTGTGTCATCTCACCGGCAATTTCTACCGCATCGTTAAAGCGCTTATTTAATCCTTCGGGTTCCATTTATGCTTTGGTTGCAATGATTGTCCTGTTTCCGACAGCTTTTTGCTGGAGTTTTACATCCACTTTTGTGCCCAAAGGGAGAAAAATATCAACGCGGGAACCGAATTTGATAAATCCGGCATCTTCGCCCTGCACCACGTCCATGCCTTCTTTGGCATAATTCACGATGCGTTTTGCCAAAGCGCCGGCAATCTGCCTGTACAGGATTTCACCGAAAACCTTGTTCTCGATGACAATGGTCGTCCTTTCATTTTCCTCACTTGCTTTTGGATGCCATGCTACGAGGAACTTTCCGGGATGGTACTTGCTGAATTTTACTTTACCGCTTACGGGAAAACGCGTCACGTGTACATTTATCGGCGACATAAAAATGGACACCTGCACACGATTGTCCTTAAAGTATTCGCTTTCATACACCTCTTCGATGACAACCACTTTTCCGTCAACGGGTGCAATGATATGGTTGTTATTTACCACCAGCGTCCGGTTTGGGTTCCTGAAAAACTGCAGTATGATGATCAGGAAGAGCAATACCGCAATCTGAACGGTTTTCTGAAGCCACAAATCCACAATAAACTTATCGGCCAAAAGCACGATACCCACGCTTATTGCACACGAAACCAGGATAATTGTCGCGCCTTCTTTATGAAATTTTAAAAGTGCCATGCTATAATAAATTTAATATTTGGTAAAACAAAAATACAAATGGGGCGGCGAAAATAATGCTGTCCAGCCTGTCCAGTATACCGCCGTGACCGGGCATGATCTTCCCGCTGTCCTTCACACCTGCAATCCTTTTAAACTTGGATTCGATTAAATCGCCTATCGTGCCGAAAATACTCATAATCAAAGCAAAACCAATCCATATGTTCTGCGCCAGCCTTCCCCCTTCGATATAATATTTCGAAATTAAGAAACCGGCTAAAACTGCAAAAGCAACGCCTCCCAGAAAACCTTCAATCGTCTTTTTCGGAGAGATCCTTTCGTATAATTTATGCTTCCCTATAGATTTCCCGACAAGATATGCAAAGGTATCATTTGTCCAGATTAAAATAAAGATACCAATAAGAATTTTTGGATTATAACCCTTGACACCAAAAGGAATTTTAGTAATGATAATAAACGGCAGGATCACATAACCAATCAGGTAAGCGTATTTTGAAAAAGTATTAACAGAATCCTTGTTGCGGCTGAACAAAAAAACAATCCCTTTAATCGAAACCAGCATGGTCAGGGCCAAAAGGGCCAAATCGAAATTGCGGTCAAAACGGATTTTATTAAAAAGCAGGTAACTGATGGTTCCGTAGGTGGTAAGCGCTAATAACACGGGAAAAATGACATGGAGTTTCACCAGGTTGCAAAACTCAAACACAGCAATCACCAGGAAAATACCGAAAAGAAGAAAGAATGTTTCGGTGGAGTAATAAATCGAAGCAATCAGCAATATCACATAAACAGCGCCGGAAATCCCCCTCTTGAGCGTTTCGTTCATCTTAAAGATCCTCTAAAAGCAACAGATAAAGATTTTTGGCTACGCTTCCATAGTGCAGGAAGTCTTCTTCTTTGGCTTTTTCAAAATACTTGATCGTAGTAATATTTGAAGGATAGTCTTTCTCGTAACGCTTTTTGATTTCACGCAGGCCATCACTTTTATTTTCAATAATCTGGCTTGTTGTACCTACGATGACAATATTTACAGGAAGTTCCTGTGGTTTGAGCTGCTTGATCTGGTTTGATGAAA
This genomic stretch from Flavobacterium pallidum harbors:
- a CDS encoding glutamine synthetase III family protein, with product MSTLRFQALKEASTRKPVKFEEAGRKSEIFGANVFNDKAMRQFLTPDAYKGVKDAVQHGTKIDRKLADYIAMGMKEWSLTKGVTHYTHWFQPLTGATAEKHDAFFETSYDGSDPLEKFGGGQLVQQEPDASSFPNGGIRNTFEARGYTAWDPTSPAFIFGTTLCIPTVFISYTGEALDYKTPLLRALNAVDEAATDVCRYFDKNVKKVTATLGWEQEYFLVDTALANTRPDILMTGRTLLGHTSAKGQQLDDHYFGSIPSRALNYMRELEQECMYLGIPVKTRHNEVAPNQFELAPIFEETNLAVDHNSLLMDVMQKVGERHDFKVLFHEKPFKGVNGSGKHNNWSLATDTGVNLLSPGKTPMSNLQFLSFFINTIKAVNNYESLLRAAIATASNDHRLGANEAPPAIISVFIGEQLTKVLAELEGVSSGKLSPEEKTDLKLNVVGKIPDVLLDNTDRNRTSPFAFTGNKFEFRAVGSSANCANAMTTLNAIVAKQLKDFKIEVDALIDSKGLKKDEAIFNVLREYIKTSKDILFEGDGYSDAWEKEAKKRGLSNFKTTPLALKAKISKEALALFEEMHIMNHVEVEARYEIELEEYTKKIQIEGRVLGDIAKNHVIPTAIRYQNTLIENVCGLKEIFGNDFQKYGKEQMTLIKEISEHIEGINTQVEEMTEARKTANALTDAQKMAEQYCDNVKPYFEVIREHCDKLELLVDDESWTLTKYRELLFTR
- a CDS encoding cadherin repeat domain-containing protein, giving the protein MKKLILLSALFLSLVTFAQVPQGISYQAIALNTSGNPVVSANVGIRLSVLDVSATGTALYTETQAKMTNAQGLFNLVIGQGTPVSGTFAGINWKTNSKFLKVEMDVAGGSNYVLVGTTQLLSVPYALAAKSLVLAPGEGITLTSPNGTAYQLSVNDAGVLSLPTTANSNNFPADLYVYGTFNGFNTATAQLLNYNDSYFTGFKYLTGGSQIKLISGTAPNSAVYGNAGGMLVLNGSAFTAPSSGLYWISVSAYDLDNGMYLDVTQFAPKVRINTTFTDYNMIYNAATNTASATVTGILSSDNFYFRMPNPNSGTTNYGDYLADGIAEMNGTEISFPGASASVPKNYKIDFVINVNGTGSYTVTQVP
- a CDS encoding Kelch repeat-containing protein, with the protein product MRKLLLLSALFLSFMAFAQVPQGISYQAIALNAVGQPVASANVGVRLSILDDSASGTVLYTETQIKATSAQGLFTLVIGQGTPVTGTFSGINWGMNSKFLKVEMDVAGGTNYAAVGTTQLLSVPYAMYAGNTASVAGNASINDDIVANKNANFGFIDTYGNNAYVYNVDTNAWSVQPFNVNASPTLISSKGNFFFIDTYDNKAYCYYAKTGTWSFQAFNENASPSVTESNGNFGFVDTYDNKAYVYNAQNGTWSFQEFNMNAAPSLVNSKGSFGFVDTYDNKAYVFNRKNGAWSSQSFNVNASPLLSESNGNFAFVDTYDNKAYIFNGNTGSWTFQQFDENASPSISISETN
- a CDS encoding T9SS type A sorting domain-containing protein codes for the protein MKQTVLIAALLISGLCSAQSVIQSVNSGSVISANAVVGVGEIVVVPQNQNQSATGIIGVLAQVNQQMLEVPSYELSDKITVWPNPTVAKISFETNENLANATVAVFNNVGQLVLERKIGADNSIDLTDLAQGIYMIQLSNQKQAFKIIKH
- a CDS encoding OmpA family protein; the protein is MKALFLHLLMLLGTGTCFPQESFSVYFDSNQSALAKKEIISLNDWISNNKDSKIVAVNGYTDEDGSTGFNDTLAKKRVDYIAGILKDRINIREDFKTRSFGEKFQSSKIKAENRKVTIYYLLPKDLPRENEILGIKPEPVAEKPKVRKPIIFPTTMTLDNPNGTKTTIKLDTIFMQKVAVAKAGDKLQVENLNFRINTFIVIPESVPKMYELLLVMQSNRDLKIQIQGHLCCMPADKQDLSTQRAKAIYNFLTAYGIPKERLSYKGLGVTQPLFPIPEKNEAERAANRRVEIEIISN
- a CDS encoding OmpA family protein; amino-acid sequence: MKNKIYFLLLCCCFISYKIQAQDRLEVFFDFNKYDINPAAKEKLDRWLSENKNIEVTKIYGYCDWKGTNGYNDTLSLKRVSQIYNYMISNQVTVAPGYETKGFGEDFTQSKVQSENRKVLVIYEPKKPKPELVVPKTKYQTLTEQVKTAKAGDLIKLENINFFNNSDAVVPKSKPVLAELLCIMEDNPKLKIEIQGHICCQTQGDVNDISTKRAKAVHTYLIRNKIKSDRLSFKGYGVTRPMHPIPEKNSQEEDDNRRVEILIVSN